One part of the Populus alba chromosome 18, ASM523922v2, whole genome shotgun sequence genome encodes these proteins:
- the LOC118029055 gene encoding probable aquaporin TIP3-2, with amino-acid sequence MPRRYAFGKADEATRPDAMRAALAELVSTFIFVFAGEGSVLALDKLYKGTEPPASGLLVVALAHALALFSAVSSSINISGGHVNPAVTFGSLVGGRISVIRAVSYWVAQLLGSIFAALLLRLVTNGMRPAGFHVQSGVGEVHGLLLEMALTFGLVYTVYATAIDPKRGSLGIIAPLAIGFVVGANILVGGPFDGASMNPARAFGPALIGWRWRNHWIYWVGPFLGGGLAALIYEYIVIPAEPVAHHTHQHQPLAPEDY; translated from the exons ATGCCTCGCAGATATGCATTTGGGAAGGCTGATGAGGCCACCCGCCCTGACGCCATGAGAGCCGCTTTGGCTGAATTGGTCTCCACTTTTATCTTTGTATTTGCTGGCGAAGGCTCTGTTCTTGCTCTCg ATAAGTTATACAAGGGAACTGAGCCACCAGCTTCAGGGCTGCTGGTGGTCGCACTTGCACATGCATTGGCACTGTTTTCTGCTGTGTCATCCAGCATCAACATATCAGGTGGCCATGTAAACCCCGCTGTTACCTTTGGCTCACTTGTTGGTGGCCGGATCTCGGTTATTCGAGCAGTCTCTTATTGGGTTGCTCAGCTCCTGGGTTCTATTTTCGCTGCTCTCTTGTTGAGGCTTGTCACCAATGGCATG AGACCAGCTGGATTCCATGTGCAATCAGGGGTTGGAGAGGTGCATGGGCTTCTATTGGAAATGGCACTGACATTTGGACTGGTATACACAGTGTATGCAACAGCTATTGATCCCAAAAGGGGAAGCTTGGGGATCATTGCACCTCTAGCAATTGGGTTCGTTGTTGGGGCAAACATCTTGGTTGGTGGTCCCTTTGATGGAGCATCAATGAACCCAGCAAGAGCATTTGGGCCTGCTCTAATTGGGTGGAGATGGAGGAACCATTGGATCTACTGGGTTGGTCCTTTCCTTGGAGGAGGCTTGGCAGCCCTCATATATGAGTACATTGTGATTCCAGCAGAGCCAGTAGCTCACCATACTCATCAGCATCAGCCCTTGGCTCCTGAAGATTACTAG
- the LOC118029058 gene encoding alpha-galactosidase-like, with protein MVAYHQSSSQSMLGKLGRSVVALSICFFFLRSVSTADAACRPINMGKQYSNSSHDDHQLTRMRSLSANGLGLAPPMGWNSWNHFHCNIEEKLIRETADAMVSSGLAALGYEHVNLDDCWAELNRDSEGNLVPKASTFPSGIKALADYIHGKGLKLGIYSDAGSQTCSGTMPGSLGHEEQDAKTFASWGVDFLKYDNCNNDGTSPKERYPVMSKALLNSGRPIFFSLCEWGQEDPATWASNVGNSWRTTGDISDNWDSMTSRADQNDQWASYAAPGGWNDPDMLEVGNGGMTTEEYRSHFSIWALAKAPLLIGCDVRTMSDETLEMLSNREVVAVNQDKLGVQGNKVKNNGDLEVWAGPLSNTKIAVVLWNRGSSRATVTAYWSDIGLDPTTTVNARDLWAHSNQPSVKRQISTDLDSHACKMYVLTPQ; from the exons atggTGGCTTATCATCAATCTAGCAGCCAATCTATGCTGGGCAAGCTCGGAAGATCAGTGGTTGCCTTGTCgatatgcttcttcttcttgcgATCGGTGTCAACTGCTGATGCTGCTTGTCGTCCAATCAACATGGGAAAGCAATATTCCAATTCAAGTCATGATGATCATCAGCTAACTCGGATGAGGAGTCTTTCTGCAAATGGACTCGGTCTTGCACCACCCATGGG ATGGAATAGTTGGAACCATTTTCACTGTAACATTGAAGAGAAATTGATTAGGGAAACAG CGGATGCAATGGTTTCATCTGGCCTTGCTGCTCTAGGATATGAACACGTAAATTTAG ACGATTGCTGGGCTGAACTTAACAGGGACTCTGAG GGAAACCTGGTTCCAAAAGCTTCGACGTTTCCCTCGGGAATAAAAGCGCTGGCAGATTATATACATGGAAAAGGGTTGAAGCTTGGAATTTACTCCGATGCTGg GAGTCAGACATGCAGCGGAACAATGCCTGGATCATTAGGGCACGAGGAACAAGATGCAAAAACGTTTGCTTCCTGG GGAGTGGACTTCTTGAAGTACGATAACTGTAACAATGATGGTACAAGCCCAAAGGAGAGATATCCAGTAATGAGCAAGGCCTTGTTAAATTCTGGAAGGCCCATCTTCTTTTCACTGTGTGAATG GGGGCAGGAAGACCCAGCAACTTGGGCATCGAATGTTGGGAATAGTTGGAGAACAACAGGAGACATTTCTGATAACTGGGATAG CATGACATCCCGTGCAGATCAAAACGATCAATGGGCGTCTTACGCTGCACCTGGAGGTTGGAACG ATCCTGACATGCTTGAAGTTGGAAATGGAGGCATGACAACAGAGGAATATCGCTCGCATTTTAGCATATGGGCGTTAGCCAag GCTCCTCTTCTCATTGGATGTGATGTTCGAACAATGAGTGATGAAACACTTGAAATGTTAAGCAACAGGGAAGTTGTTGCAGTTAATCAAG ATAAGCTTGGAGTGCAGGGGAACAAGGTTAAGAATAATGGAGATTTAGAG GTGTGGGCTGGCCCTCTTAGCAATACTAAGATAGCGGTGGTGCTATGGAATAGAGGTTCCTCAAGAGCTACAGTTACTGCTTACTGGTCTGACATAGGCCTTGATCCAACGACTACTGTTAATGCTAGAGATTTATGGGCG CACTCTAATCAGCCATCAGTTAAAAGACAGATATCTACTGATTTGGATTCCCATGCTTGTAAAATGTATGTCCTGACTCCCCAGTAG
- the LOC118029059 gene encoding protein NEDD1-like isoform X4, whose protein sequence is MINLVDPSMSLLAASGGDTVKLFDVSVEPGDPCTLNYTPTPGCVVNSVKWNHTNLVVASAGEDKKISLWRKNGQNMGTIPVSGMDNGDNIEHRSCQLFGTGMEERHAQINKGDQIS, encoded by the exons ATGATCAACTTGGTGGATCCATCAATGTCGTTGCTGGCGGCGAGTGGTGGCGACACCGTGAAGCTTTTCGATGTATCAGTGGAGCCAGGAGATCCATGCACTTTGAATTACACACCAACTCCGGGTTGCGTTGTTAACTCAGTCAAGTGGAATCATACTA ATTTAGTTGTGGCTAGTGCTGGAGAAGATAAGAAGATTTCGTTGTGGAGGAAAAATGGGCAGAACATGGGGACAATTCCGGTTTCTGGGATGGATAACGGGGACAACATTGAG CATCGAAGTTGTCAACTGTTTGGGACTGGAATGGAGGAAAGGCATGCTCAGATCAACAAGGGAGACCAG atatcataa
- the LOC118029059 gene encoding protein NEDD1-like isoform X6 translates to MINLVDPSMSLLAASGGDTVKLFDVSVEPGDPCTLNYTPTPGCVVNSVKWNHTNLVVASAGEDKKISLWRKNGQNMGTIPVSGMDNGDNIEIS, encoded by the exons ATGATCAACTTGGTGGATCCATCAATGTCGTTGCTGGCGGCGAGTGGTGGCGACACCGTGAAGCTTTTCGATGTATCAGTGGAGCCAGGAGATCCATGCACTTTGAATTACACACCAACTCCGGGTTGCGTTGTTAACTCAGTCAAGTGGAATCATACTA ATTTAGTTGTGGCTAGTGCTGGAGAAGATAAGAAGATTTCGTTGTGGAGGAAAAATGGGCAGAACATGGGGACAATTCCGGTTTCTGGGATGGATAACGGGGACAACATTGAG atatcataa
- the LOC118029059 gene encoding protein NEDD1-like isoform X3, whose protein sequence is MINLVDPSMSLLAASGGDTVKLFDVSVEPGDPCTLNYTPTPGCVVNSVKWNHTNLVVASAGEDKKISLWRKNGQNMGTIPVSGMDNGDNIEITLVYFKHRSCQLFGTGMEERHAQINKGDQIS, encoded by the exons ATGATCAACTTGGTGGATCCATCAATGTCGTTGCTGGCGGCGAGTGGTGGCGACACCGTGAAGCTTTTCGATGTATCAGTGGAGCCAGGAGATCCATGCACTTTGAATTACACACCAACTCCGGGTTGCGTTGTTAACTCAGTCAAGTGGAATCATACTA ATTTAGTTGTGGCTAGTGCTGGAGAAGATAAGAAGATTTCGTTGTGGAGGAAAAATGGGCAGAACATGGGGACAATTCCGGTTTCTGGGATGGATAACGGGGACAACATTGAG ATTACTTTGGTGTACTTCAAGCATCGAAGTTGTCAACTGTTTGGGACTGGAATGGAGGAAAGGCATGCTCAGATCAACAAGGGAGACCAG atatcataa
- the LOC118029059 gene encoding protein NEDD1-like isoform X2, whose protein sequence is MINLVDPSMSLLAASGGDTVKLFDVSVEPGDPCTLNYTPTPGCVVNSVKWNHTNLVVASAGEDKKISLWRKNGQNMGTIPVSGMDNGDNIEHRSCQLFGTGMEERHAQINKGDQVSLLMQMKGTKILARSNVLQQLQISQRPED, encoded by the exons ATGATCAACTTGGTGGATCCATCAATGTCGTTGCTGGCGGCGAGTGGTGGCGACACCGTGAAGCTTTTCGATGTATCAGTGGAGCCAGGAGATCCATGCACTTTGAATTACACACCAACTCCGGGTTGCGTTGTTAACTCAGTCAAGTGGAATCATACTA ATTTAGTTGTGGCTAGTGCTGGAGAAGATAAGAAGATTTCGTTGTGGAGGAAAAATGGGCAGAACATGGGGACAATTCCGGTTTCTGGGATGGATAACGGGGACAACATTGAG CATCGAAGTTGTCAACTGTTTGGGACTGGAATGGAGGAAAGGCATGCTCAGATCAACAAGGGAGACCAGGTTTCCTTATTGATGCAAATGAAAGGGACCAAGATTCTAGCAAGGAGCAATGTGTTGCAGCAGCTACAGATTTCACAGAGGCCAGAGGATTGA
- the LOC118029059 gene encoding protein NEDD1-like isoform X5 has translation MINLVDPSMSLLAASGGDTVKLFDVSVEPGDPCTLNYTPTPGCVVNSVKWNHTNLVVASAGEDKKISLWRKNGQNMGTIPVSGMDNGDNIEIQ, from the exons ATGATCAACTTGGTGGATCCATCAATGTCGTTGCTGGCGGCGAGTGGTGGCGACACCGTGAAGCTTTTCGATGTATCAGTGGAGCCAGGAGATCCATGCACTTTGAATTACACACCAACTCCGGGTTGCGTTGTTAACTCAGTCAAGTGGAATCATACTA ATTTAGTTGTGGCTAGTGCTGGAGAAGATAAGAAGATTTCGTTGTGGAGGAAAAATGGGCAGAACATGGGGACAATTCCGGTTTCTGGGATGGATAACGGGGACAACATTGAG ATACAATGA
- the LOC118029059 gene encoding protein NEDD1-like isoform X1 has product MINLVDPSMSLLAASGGDTVKLFDVSVEPGDPCTLNYTPTPGCVVNSVKWNHTNLVVASAGEDKKISLWRKNGQNMGTIPVSGMDNGDNIEITLVYFKHRSCQLFGTGMEERHAQINKGDQVSLLMQMKGTKILARSNVLQQLQISQRPED; this is encoded by the exons ATGATCAACTTGGTGGATCCATCAATGTCGTTGCTGGCGGCGAGTGGTGGCGACACCGTGAAGCTTTTCGATGTATCAGTGGAGCCAGGAGATCCATGCACTTTGAATTACACACCAACTCCGGGTTGCGTTGTTAACTCAGTCAAGTGGAATCATACTA ATTTAGTTGTGGCTAGTGCTGGAGAAGATAAGAAGATTTCGTTGTGGAGGAAAAATGGGCAGAACATGGGGACAATTCCGGTTTCTGGGATGGATAACGGGGACAACATTGAG ATTACTTTGGTGTACTTCAAGCATCGAAGTTGTCAACTGTTTGGGACTGGAATGGAGGAAAGGCATGCTCAGATCAACAAGGGAGACCAGGTTTCCTTATTGATGCAAATGAAAGGGACCAAGATTCTAGCAAGGAGCAATGTGTTGCAGCAGCTACAGATTTCACAGAGGCCAGAGGATTGA
- the LOC118029057 gene encoding alpha-galactosidase-like: MVAYHQSSSQSMLGKLGRSVVALSICFFFFLRLVSTADAAGRPINMGKQYSNSSHDDHQLARMRGLSANGLGLAPPMGWNSWNHFHCNIEEKLIRETADAMVSSGLAALGYEHVNLDDCWAELNRDSEGNLVPKASTFPSGIKALADYIHGKGLKLGIYSDAGSQTCSGTMPGSLGHEEQDAKTFASWGVDFLKYDNCNNDGTSPKERYPVMSKALLNSGRPIFFSLCEWGQEDPATWALNVGNSWRTTEDISDNWDSMTSRADQNDQWASYAAPGGWNDPDMLEVGNGGMTTEEYRSHFSIWALAKAPLLIGCDVRTMSDETLEMLSNREVIAVNQDKLGVQGKKVKNNGDLEVWAGPLSNNKIAVVLWNRGSSRATVTAYWSDIGLDPTTTVNARDLWAHSNQPSVKGQISADLDSHACKMHVLTPQ, from the exons ATGGTGGCTTATCATCAATCTAGCAGCCAATCTATGCTGGGCAAGCTCGGAAGATCAGTGGTGGCCTTATCgatatgcttcttcttcttcttgcgaTTGGTGTCAACTGCTGATGCTGCTGGTCGTCCAATCAACATGGGAAAGCAATATTCCAATTCAAGTCATGATGATCATCAGCTTGCTCGGATGAGGGGTCTTTCTGCAAATGGACTCGGTCTTGCACCACCCATGGG ATGGAATAGTTGGAACCATTTTCACTGTAACATTGAAGAGAAATTGATTAGGGAAACAG CGGATGCAATGGTTTCATCTGGCCTAGCTGCTCTAGGATATGAACACGTAAATTTAG ACGATTGCTGGGCTGAACTTAACAGGGACTCTGAG GGAAACCTGGTTCCAAAAGCTTCGACGTTTCCCTCGGGAATAAAAGCGCTGGCAGATTATATACATGGAAAAGGGTTGAAGCTTGGAATTTACTCCGATGCTGg GAGTCAGACATGCAGTGGAACAATGCCTGGATCATTAGGGCACGAGGAACAAGATGCAAAAACGTTTGCTTCCTGG GGAGTGGACTTCTTGAAGTACGATAACTGTAACAATGATGGTACAAGCCCAAAGGAGAGATATCCAGTAATGAGCAAGGCCTTGTTAAATTCTGGAAGGCCCATCTTCTTTTCACTGTGTGAATG GGGGCAGGAAGACCCAGCAACTTGGGCATTGAATGTTGGAAATAGTTGGAGAACAACAGAAGACATTTCTGATAACTGGGATAG CATGACATCCCGTGCAGATCAAAACGATCAATGGGCATCTTACGCTGCACCTGGAGGTTGGAACG ATCCTGACATGCTTGAAGTTGGAAATGGAGGCATGACAACAGAGGAATATCGCTCACATTTCAGCATATGGGCGTTAGCCAag GCTCCTCTTCTTATTGGATGTGATGTTCGAACAATGAGTGATGAAACACTTGAAATGTTAAGTAACAGGGAAGTTATTGCAGTTAATCAAG ATAAGCTTGGAGTGCAGGggaaaaaggttaagaataaTGGAGATTTAGAG GTGTGGGCTGGCCCTCTTAGCAATAACAAGATAGCGGTGGTGCTTTGGAATAGAGGTTCCTCAAGAGCTACAGTTACTGCTTACTGGTCTGACATAGGCCTTGATCCAACGACTACTGTCAATGCTAGAGATTTATGGGCG CACTCTAACCAGCCATCAGTTAAAGGACAAATATCAGCTGATTTGGATTCCCACGCTTGTAAAATGCATGTCCTGACTCCCCAGTAG
- the LOC118029056 gene encoding pentatricopeptide repeat-containing protein At4g33990: MKRTVYLWNLMIRDSTNSALFTRTLELYSCMLRTGLHGNDFTFPLVLKACSNTNSLRDATKVHSHTFLLGFQAHVFVQTALLDMYSKCHHLPSSRKVFDEMPVRTVVSWNSIISAYCRSFLFHEATLLLREMRLLGLDLSSTTFLSFLSTTPIPLRQGLSIHCCVFKLGLLNTSDHIPLANAVMSMYIRYGQVHEARAILDSMHEISVVSWSTIIGGYVDTGNVDKAFSMFNRMRTISTINSDCVVFINLIKGCAKQGSLMAASSLHSLILKCGCENKDPLDNLLLGMYAKCGDLISARKVFDMALVKTVFLWTSIIGGYTHMGYPAEALLLFKKLLKTAIKPNGATLATILSACADLGSLDMGKEIEEYILSNGFQSDRQVQTSLIHMFSKCGSIDKAISVFERISDKDLAAWSSMINGYAIHGMAEEALGLFHKMLEIKEIKPDAVVFTSILLACSHVGLVEDGLTFFKSMQKDFGVVPSVEHYMCLVDLLGRAGQFELALKTIRVMPVKLQAQVWAPFLSACTKHCNLELGELAARKLLHMNPGSHGNYVLMANLYTSMGKWKEAAVTRSLMIDRGLVKAPGWSQVEINGSVHVFIAGDRSHAQSIDIYKKLEEINLKLAEAGYVPETDTVIHDLEREEKEEALKVHSERLAIAFGLVSTEAGSTLRIVKNHRTCVDCHSALKFISKITSRHLIVRDGSRFHHFESGTCTCKDFW; the protein is encoded by the coding sequence ATGAAAAGAACAGTTTACCTATGGAACCTGATGATCCGGGATTCCACCAATTCTGCCCTTTTCACCAGAACTCTAGAACTCTATTCTTGTATGCTGCGAACTGGACTTCATGGCAATGACTTCACTTTCCCCTTGGTCCTCAAAGCCTGCTCCAACACTAACTCCTTACGTGACGCTACAAAGGTCCATTCCCATAccttccttcttggatttcaaGCCCATGTCTTTGTACAGACTGCTCTTCTTGACATGTACTCAAAATGCCATCACCTGCCCTCGTCAAGGAAGGTGTTCGATGAAATGCCTGTGAGAACTGTCGTCTCTTGGAACTCCATCATCTCTGCTTATTGTCGTTCTTTTTTGTTCCATGAAGCCACTTTGCTACTTCGAGAAATGCGGCTTCTTGGTTTGGATCTAAGCTCCACCACATTCCTGAGCTTTCTGTCTACCACCCCTATTCCTCTTCGACAAGGCTTATCTATACACTGTTGCGTATTTAAACTTGGACTTTTAAATACCTCTGATCACATACCTTTAGCCAATGCTGTGATGAGCATGTATATCAGGTATGGTCAAGTCCATGAAGCGCGTGCTATTCTTGATTCGATGCATGAAATATCAGTCGTTTCTTGGTCAACAATTATTGGTGGCTACGTAGATACAGGGAATGTCGATAAAGCCTTCAGCATGTTCAATAGAATGAGAACAATTAGCACCATCAACTCGGACTGCGTAGTGTTTATAAATCTCATTAAAGGTTGTGCAAAACAAGGGAGTTTGATGGCGGCTTCATCGCTGCATTCTCTCATATTAAAATGTGGATGTGAGAATAAAGATCCTCTGGACAACTTGCTACTCGGCATGTACGCAAAATGTGGAGACCTCATCTCAGCTAGAAAAGTGTTTGATATGGCACTTGTAAAAACTGTTTTCTTGTGGACCTCTATCATTGGTGGGTACACACACATGGGTTATCCTGCTGAAGCTTTACTTCTTTTTAAGAAGCTGTTGAAGACAGCTATCAAACCGAATGGAGCAACTCTGGCTACTATCCTGTCAGCTTGTGCTGACTTGGGGTCGTTGGACATGGGCAAAGAGATTGAAGAGTACATTTTGTCAAATGGGTTTCAGTCAGATAGGCAAGTACAAACCTCTTTGATACACATGTTCTCCAAGTGCGGCAGTATAGACAAGGCTATATCAGTGTTTGAGAGGATATCAGATAAGGATTTAGCTGCCTGGAGTTCCATGATAAACGGTTATGCCATTCATGGGATGGCAGAAGAGGCTCTCGGTCTCTTTCACAAGATgctagaaataaaagaaataaagccGGATGCTGTTGTTTTTACAAGCATATTGTTGGCTTGCAGCCATGTTGGATTGGTTGAAGATGGACTcacattttttaaaagcatgcaGAAGGATTTTGGAGTAGTACCCAGTGTAGAACATTATATGTGCTTGGTGGATCTTCTCGGCAGAGCTGGTCAGTTTGAATTGGCTTTGAAAACCATTAGAGTGATGCCTGTCAAACTACAAGCTCAAGTTTGGGCTCCATTTCTTAGTGCTTGCACGAAACATTGCAACCTTGAGCTGGGGGAGCTAGCAGCTAGAAAGCTGTTACATATGAATCCTGGAAGCCATGGTAATTATGTATTAATGGCTAATTTATATACGTCCATGGGAAAGTGGAAGGAGGCCGCTGTAACAAGGAGCTTGATGATTGACAGAGGGTTGGTTAAAGCACCAGGTTGGAGCCAGGTAGAGATCAATGGTTCTGTCCACGTTTTCATTGCTGGAGATCGATCACACGCTCAGTCTATTGATATCTACAAAAAGCTAgaggaaataaatttaaaacttgcagAAGCTGGATATGTTCCGGAAACAGATACTGTGATTCATGACCTAGAAAGGGAAGAGAAGGAGGAAGCATTGAAAGTTCATAGTGAGAGATTAGCTATTGCATTTGGTCTCGTCAGTACTGAAGCAGGCTCAACACTAAGGATTGTGAAGAATCATCGAACTTGTGTTGATTGCCATTCTGCTTTAAAATTCATCTCAAAGATCACAAGCAGGCATCTTATTGTGAGAGATGGTTCCCGCTTCCACCATTTTGAGTCTGGTACATGCACATGCAAGGATTTCTGGTGA
- the LOC118029061 gene encoding uncharacterized protein → MCSVAVIYGGGFLSGLLTLVALQALGVYFFIKRLNRKTHLQPQQQASRSSSPHQDLDPQQSLYYAFNKKGIVWVLESDKVPGNWPVEKVSKDQKRKREILEVTPIRKHANIKDRSLILTDSGGSHRAIPLTGCVIEAVSATSLPSRKWAERFPIKVESRTSPIYNASKTVFIFLETSWEKESWCKALRLASSDDQEKLNWFTNLNEDFHRYLTSLNTGYPSFMKPSVGFYAEPIDRASRLDGSGSKVLLFWKKLARKASKTGVENKVTSLLGREERKINDKYHPSQDPAFAGSVGKNAPTLKDPITSEEENVALPSPSTFSRASSQSQFSTISNTDTDEKLNIDEGSLCWNLIISRLFFDARSNPKMKSLAQAWIQGTLSNMRTPSYIGEVICTDLELGNLPPYIDGSRVLPTDMNEVWAWEFDIEYCGGVVPGIETRLEVRDLDMEKGVVNTDSGSSSIRDVSSDLLEGFEHLGEQLNLSEGTVDSHEWKDEGNTKPDKLKDSKSGASTSTDLSRWKSILNSVAKQVLQVPLSLSIRVTSLRGTVRLHIKPPPSDQLWFGFTSMPDVEFELESSVGEHKITSGQVASFLINKFKAVIRETMVLPNCESVCIPGMLAEKNDWVPRNAAPFIWINQEATSDNDIELELLNSQLDAKTNIEGSRGTSLDHPESKHQKAENVQQSFSDYSEALPRALSSIKPSMTNDKSSQDLTSPLLTISEAQETGRGSSGYISESQSPLSRTLITLEKQTHSVEEIPKKMGRRAKMLDLGKKMGEKFEEKRRHIEEKGRNIVDKMRGP, encoded by the exons ATGTGTTCCGTGGCAGTGATATACGGTGGTGGCTTTCTTTCTGGCCTGCTCACTCTTGTTGCTTTACAAGCTCTGGGTGTTTACTTCTTTATTAAAAGATTGAATCGAAAGACTCATCTTCAACCACAACAACAAGCATCACGTTCTTCTTCTCCTCATCAAGACCTCGATCCCCAACAGTCCCTTTATTATGCCTTTAACAAGAAG GGAATTGTCTGGGTTCTTGAATCAGATAAGGTTCCGGGGAATTGGCCTGTGGAAAAAGTATCAAAAGATCAAAAGAGGAAAAGGGAGATCCTTGAGGTTACTCCCATTCGAAAACATGCAAACATCAAGGACAGGTCACTTATTTTGACAGATTCAGGTGGTTCACATAGAGCTATCCCTTTGACAGGTTGTGTGATAGAAGCCGTTTCTGCTACAAGCCTTCCCTCGAGAAAATG GGCCGAAAGATTTCCGATAAAAGTGGAAAGCAGAACTTCACCAATATATAATGCAAGTAAGacggtttttatttttcttgagacGTCCTGGGAGAAGGAGTCATGGTGCAAAGCCCTGCGTCTTGCTTCAAGTGATGACCAAGAAAAACTCAACTGGTTCACCAATTTGAATGAGGATTTCCACCGTTATTTGACATCCTTAAATACAGGATACCCTTCATTTATGAAACCTTCAGTTGGGTTCTATGCTGAGCCAATAGATAGGGCTAGTAGGCTTGATGGTTCTGGATCGAAGGTTCTCCTGTTTTGGAAAAAGCTTGCCAGAAAGGCATCAAAGACTGGTGTGGAAAATAAGGTGACTTCCTTGTTAGGCCGTGAAGAGAGAAAGATTAATGATAAATATCATCCATCCCAGGACCCAGCTTTTGCTGGTAGTGTGGGAAAGAATGCTCCAACATTAAAGGATCCTATCACCTCTGAAGAAGAAAATGTAGCATTACCTTCACCGTCAACCTTTTCTCGTGCATCAAGCCAAAGCCAGTTCTCCACCATTTCTAATACAGACACTGATGAAAAGTTAAATATTGATGAGGGATCACTCTGCTGGAATTTGATTATTTCTCGGCTCTTTTTTGATGCCAGAAGCAATCCCAAGATGAAGAGTTTAGCGCAAGCATGGATTCAG GGAACATTGTCCAATATGAGGACCCCCAGTTACATTGGTGAAGTCATATGCACTGATCTAGAACTTGGAAATCTTCCACCATATATTGATGGTAGTAGGGTTCTTCCTACAGACATGAACGAAGTATGGGCATGGGAATTCGACATCGAATATTGTGGTGGGGTGGTGCCAGGTATTGAAACAAGACTGGAAGTTCGTGACCTAGATATGGAGAAAGGTGTGGTGAATACAGACTCAGGATCCAGCTCTATTAGGGATGTTTCTTCAGACCTTCTGGAAGGTTTTGAACATCTTGGAGAGCAGTTGAATCTTTCTGAAGGGACTGTCGATTCACATGAATGGAAGGATGAGGGTAATACTAAGCCTG ATAAATTAAAGGACTCTAAAAGTGGTGCATCAACATCAACCGATTTATCTAGGTGGAAGTCCATTCTTAATTCTGTCGCGAAACAGGTTCTGCAG GTGCCACTTTCATTGTCAATAAGGGTCACATCTCTTCGTGGAACGGTGAGATTACATATTAAGCCACCTCCTTCTGATCAGTTATGGTTTGGCTTCACATCCATGCCTGATGTGGAGTTTGAGTTGGAGTCTTCTGTTGGGGAACACAAGATCACCAGTGGACAAGTAGCTTCCTTCctgattaataaatttaag GCTGTGATCCGCGAGACGATGGTTCTCCCAAACTGTGAAAGTGTTTGCATCCCCGGGATGTTAGCAGAGAAGAATGACTGGGTCCCTCGAAATGCTGCTCCTTTTATATGGATTAATCAAGAAGCCACTAGTGATAATGACATTGAACTTGAGCTCTTGAACTCCCAACTTGATGCAAAAACCAATATTGAAGGTAGCAGAGGAACCTCACTTGATCATCCAGAAAGCAAGCATCAAAAAGCTGAAAATGTTCAACAGTCATTTTCTGATTATTCAGAAGCATTGCCACGCGCATTAAGCTCTATCAAGCCATCAATGACAAATGACAAATCATCGCAAGATCTAACAAGTCCTTTGTTGACAATCAGTGAAGCACAAGAAACTGGCCGAGGAAGCAGTGGATATATCTCGGAGAGTCAATCACCACTGTCCAGGACTCTTATAACTCTGGAGAAACAGACTCATTCTGTTGAAGAAATACCTAAGAAAATGGGAAGGAGAGCGAAGATGCTTGATCTAGGTAAGAAGATGGGGGAGAAATTCGAAGAAAAGAGGCGGCATATTGAAGAAAAGGGAAGGAACATCGTTGACAAGATGCGAGGACCATGA